In Onthophagus taurus isolate NC chromosome 6, IU_Otau_3.0, whole genome shotgun sequence, a genomic segment contains:
- the LOC111421066 gene encoding uncharacterized protein isoform X12, whose amino-acid sequence MRLLTIGLIVSLLIHYSEAANCVLDNGQYTDQISIYDPKMDDSADVFLVIPTTNVQSAEIKPNQDHSYIDVVYSENTLTFRPSAEFRSNWEKDTAYTSNPRVNSKFILTCADGGSYEIEYIQSINDLNTFDPVFVKATYDFTIPMPVGGNVDLTNFGEAIFVTDYDVSNEGMSFTIEGDNADSLVVEYMGRIDSSDSNCESTSSMGKTYKGILKTKSPLRLTEDTSYTITATDKGKPSTKSGTATLNIIIDQSGTLPSSPSFETGFYEADYDKSNPDIHSITLKNVIKVTEGITTDNIQLSGEHAGNFEHTIKDNALEITLKTNLPDDVINFQPFVALSITASIDSAEVVATTSLIVTMPEKDNLSFTKVYYETQYSEIEGKPQIDTVDIQVTDNAVVEVIEDYAAYFKYNPDEKTIEPTGVLPSDVQSNNDFIHVTIKATLGIAEAEAVLIVKMPDEEIVKFGEIYYEATYSEESGNPTISEVKLDISDEAIITLGGDLADSFTYNTADKTITVTKPLPLETQPNNFIHVTITATLGESIADAILIVTWPREEIVEFGQVYYEATYSEESGNPTISEVKLDITDEAIITFGGDLADSFTYNTADKTITVTKPLPLETQPNNFIHVTITATLGESKADAVLIVTWPREEIVEFGQVYYEATYSEENGNPTISEVKLDISDEAIITLGGDLADSFTYNSADKTITVTKPLPLETQPNNFIHVTITATLGESKADAVLIVTWPREEIVEFGQVYYEATYSEESGNPTISEVKLDITDEAIITFGGDLADSFTYNTADKTITVTKPLPLETQPNNFIHVTITATLGESKADAVLIVTWPREEIVEFGQVYYEATYSEESGNPTISEVKLDITDEAIIVLTGDLADSFTYNTADKTITVNKPLPLETQPNNFIHVTITATLGGNEAEAVLIVSWPKEGTVKFGQVYYEATYSEDSGEATITPVTIDVTDGATIEIGENYAEYFKYNPDDKTIEVTKPLLSETQTDNNFIHVTITAKHEGAIAEAVLIVNMPGKESLRFNEIYYEATYSEEDGVPTITPVIIEDLPAEVVVEVIEEFAAYFAYNAAEKTIEAIQALTSEHQTNNFIHVKIRATLGAAIADAILIVNMPDKENLKWKEIYYEATYSEEDGVPAITPVTIEDLPAGVTVEVVDEFAAYFTYNAAEKTIEAIQGLTSDHQANNFIHVKLRATLGAAIADAILIVNMPGKENLRWKEIYYEAAYSEEDGVPAITPVTIEDLPAGVVVEVIEEFAAYFAYNAEEKTIEAIQGLTSEHQANNFIHVKIRATLGAAIADAILIVNMPDKENLRFKEIYYETTYSEEDGVPAITPVIIEDLPAGVVVEVIEEFAAYFAYNAAEKTIEAIQGLTSDHQANNFIHVKIRATLGAAIADAILIVNMPGKENLRLKEIYYEATYSEKDGVPAITPVIIEDLPAGVVVEVIEEFAAYFAYNAAENTIEAIQVLTVDHQANNFIHVKIQATLGGASADAILIVNMPDKVNLRFKEIYYEATYSEEDGVPAITPVTIEDLPAGVTVEVVDEFAAYFAYNAAEKTIEAIQGLTSDHQANNFIHVKIRATLGAAIADAILIVNMPGRENLRWKEIYYEATYSEEDGVPAITPVTIEDLPAGVTVEVVDEFAAYFAYNAAEKTIEAIQGLTSDHQANNFIHVKLRATLGAAIADAILIVNMPGKENLRWKEIYYEATYSEEDGVPAITPVIIEDLPAGVTVEVVDEFAAYFAYNAAEKTIEAIQGLTSDHQANNFIHVKIRATLGAAIADAILIVNMPGKENLRLKEIYYEATYSEKDGVPAITPVTIEDLPAGVVVEVIEEFAAYFAYNAAENTIEAIQVLTVDHQANNFIHVKIQATLGGASADAILIVNMPDKVNLRFKEIYYEATYSEEDGVPAITPVTIEDLPAGVTVEVVDEFAAYFAYNAAEKTIEAIQGLTSDHQANNFIHVKIRATLGAAIADAILIVNMPGKENLRWKEVYYEATYSEEDGVPAITPVIIEDLPAGVVVEVIEEFAAYFAYNAAEKTIVAIQGLTSDHQANNFIHVKLRATLGSATADAILIVNMPGKENLRFKEIYYEATYSEEDGVPAITPVTIEDLPAGVTVEVVDEFAAYFAYNAAEKTIEAIQGLTSDHQANNFIHVKMRATLGAAIADAILIVNMPGKENLRFKEIYYEATYSEKDGVPAITPVTIEDLPAGVVVEVIEEFAAYFAYNAAENTIEVIQVLTVDHQANNFIHVKIQATLGGASANAILIVNMPDKVSLKFNEIYYEATYSETDGTPAITEVLIGDLTPGAIVEVVEDYADYFTYNAEEKTIEAVKVLTSDAQSKNFIHVKIRATLGAALAEAVLIVNMPADGNNINNIFNEIYYEATYSEEDGKPKITQVNIKAIDEATVQVVEDYQDFFEYNPDTKTIEATNLLTSDIQSNKFIHVTIRATLEENTADAVLIVNMPNEGNQINGIFGEIYYEASYFEEDGNPKMTDVKIDVIDGANVEIIGEYKEHFEYDADKKSIKIVKVLDINSFEKWYIDVIIRATLEEATADAVLVVSPTAIITFEGELVFEGEPSVGISGKLTAKSSIDEEIVFRFTDNVPQEWLQYLSLTDDGTLKTLDLPTGSYDIEVVASGTTSKASQITLIKIRIGSAETCPDGTIWNPYTFLAVNIKENEEESVVLPLNDGSEYHYEIVDIQPNKDRFELNGNGDVVAKSLDRESDEFGSGKAQYIAKINLISNAVQRRFSPKSTLKTLFVLKDETTAGDDKCYSINKIGNEPNQIVIGISVDDVNDNKPIFEKTKVVVGYPESDLLKTVSPPYVIVVKATDKDIGDYASLKYSVTSSKVVIDENTGYIYPTDDIYENDEVVKVTAKDDNGKGYETEEPLTLTIKILEKNHLCILKYQDKHLEDLDDIMDNLAKYADVRYLSAAVLPGSDPYGRSSTDRSLVITAYAFDIGTENLLTAEELIELLEDVDGLSMEPLPNPGEDCTTETPTECNCDDDECSNGGLIAGVVVLAILLALCIGGFIAFYILIFRKTKSYNQMEEEGLPKPAAKETPLENPKFIKNPAPLPPSNKLAADIVERRPTGYLYPADLAEEEPPSTSSPSEVFNNEMKERRKSVVFNNNIEEINIEREAEDQDGEKKNLPDEAENTKL is encoded by the exons ATGCGACTACTAACGATAGGTTTAATCGTTAGCTTGCTTATTCATTATTCTGAAG cGGCAAATTGTGTTTTGGACAATGGTCAATATACTGATCAAATTAGTATTTATGATCCGAAGATGGATGATAGCGCGGATGTATTTCTCGTAATACCAACAACAAATGTGCAAAGTGCtgaaataaaaccaaatcaaGACCATTCTTATATTGATGTCGTGTATTCGGAGAATACATTGACGTTTAGACCATCAGCAGAATTCAGAAGTAATTGGGAAAAGGACACTGCATACACCTCGAATCCTcgagttaactcaaaatttatattaacatgTGCAGATGGTGGCAGTTATGAGATT GAATACATCCAAAGTATAAATGATCTCAACACATTTGACCCGGTGTTTGTAAAGGCCACATATGATTTTACAATTCCCATGCCGGTTGGTGGTAATGTCGATCTTACAAATTTCGGTGAAGCCATTTTCGTGACGGATTACGATGTTTCTAATGAAGGAATGAGTTTTACAATTGAAGGAGACAATGCTGATTCACTCGTAGTGGAATACATGGGACGTATCGATTCATCAGATTCAAATTGCGAATCGACGTCTTCGATGGGTAAAACATACAaaggaattttaaaaacaaagtcTCCACTTAGGTTAACCGAGGACACAAGTTATACTATTACTGCaaca gatAAAGGCAAACCGAGTACCAAAAGTGGCACAGCTACACTTAATATTATAATCGATCAATCCGGAACTTTACCATCCAGCCCTTCCTTTGAAACAGGGTTCTATGAAGCTGATTACGATAAAAGTAATCCTGACATACACTcgattactttaaaaaatgtaattaaggTGACGGAAGGTATCACGACAGACAACATACAATTGAGTGGGG AACACGCAGGGAATTTCGAACACACTATTAAGGACAATGCTTTggaaattactttaaaaacaAACTTACCAGATGATGTAATCAATTTCCAGCCGTTTGTTGCTTTAAGTATCACCGCTTCAATTGATAGCGCTGAAGTTGTAGCGACCACATCCTTAATCGTAACTATGCCTGAAAAAGATAATCTTAGTTTCACAAAAGTGTACTACGAAACGCAATACTCTGAAATAGAAGGAAAACCTCAAATTGATACAGTTGATATACAAGTGACAGATAATGCTGTAGTTGAAGTTATTGAAG ATTACGCCGCATATTTCAAATATAATCCGGACGAGAAAACTATTGAACCAACGGGTGTATTACCTTCAGATGTTCAATCTAACAACGACTTTATCCATGTGACAATAAAAGCTACACTTGGAATAGCTGAAGCTGAAGCAGTTTTAATTGTGAAGATGCCTGATGaggaaattgttaaatttggGGAAATATACTATGAAGCGACATATTCTGAAGAAAGTGGTAACCCGACAATATCAGAAGTAAAATTAGATATCAGTGATGAAGCAATAATTACACTTGGTGGAG ATTTAGCAGATTCCTTCACATATAATACTGCCGACAAGACTATTACAGTAACTAAACCTTTACCTTTGGAAACTCAACCTAATAATTTCATCCACGTCACAATAACAGCTACACTTGGAGAAAGTATAGCGGATGCGATCTTGATTGTAACTTGGCCTAGGGAAGAAATCGTTGAATTTGGACAAGTATACTATGAAGCAACGTATTCTGAAGAAAGTGGTAACCCGACAATATCAGAAGTAAAATTAGATATCACTGATGAAGCAATAATTACATTTGGTGGAg ATTTAGCAGATTCCTTCACATATAATACTGCCGACAAGACTATTACAGTAACTAAACCTTTACCTTTGGAAACTCAACCTAATAATTTCATCCACGTCACAATAACAGCTACACTTGGAGAAAGTAAAGCGGATGCGGTCTTGATTGTAACTTGGCCTAGGGAAGAAATCGTTGAATTTGGACAAGTATACTATGAAGCAACGTATTCTGAAGAAAATGGTAACCCGACAATATCAGAAGTGAAATTAGATATCAGTGATGAAGCAATAATTACACTTGGTGGAg ATTTAGCAGATTCCTTCACATATAATTCTGCCGACAAGACTATTACAGTCACTAAACCTTTACCTTTGGAAACTCAACCTAATAATTTCATCCACGTCACAATAACAGCTACACTTGGAGAAAGTAAAGCGGATGCGGTCTTAATTGTAACTTGGCCTAGGGAAGAAATCGTTGAATTTGGACAAGTATACTATGAAGCAACGTATTCTGAAGAAAGTGGTAACCCGACAATATCAGAAGTAAAATTAGATATCACTGATGAAGCAATAATTACATTTGGTGGAg ATTTAGCAGATTCCTTCACATATAATACTGCCGACAAGACTATTACAGTAACTAAACCTTTACCTTTGGAAACTCAACCTAATAATTTCATCCACGTCACAATAACAGCTACACTTGGAGAAAGTAAAGCGGATGCGGTCTTGATTGTAACTTGGCCTAGGGAAGAAATCGTTGAATTTGGACAAGTATACTATGAAGCAACGTATTCTGAAGAAAGTGGTAACCCGACAATATCAGAAGTAAAATTGGATATCACTGATGAAGCAATAATTGTACTTACTGGAG ATTTAGCAGATTCTTTCACATATAATACTGCCGACAAAACTATCACAGTCAATAAACCTTTACCTTTGGAAACTCAACCTAATAATTTCATCCATGTCACAATAACAGCTACACTTGGAGGAAATGAAGCAGAAGCGGTTCTCATTGTAAGTTGGCCTAAGGAAGGAACAGTTAAGTTTGGACAAGTTTACTATGAAGCGACATATTCAGAAGATAGTGGTGAAGCTACAATTACACCAGTAACAATAGATGTCACCGATGGAGCAACAATTGAAATTGGTGAAA ATTATGcagaatatttcaaatataatCCTGATGACAAAACCATTGAAGTCACGAAACCACTACTTTCGGAAACTCAAACCGACAATAATTTCATCCATGTGACAATAACGGCTAAACATGAGGGTGCTATTGCAGAAGCGGTTCTAATTGTAAATATGCCAGGCAAAGAAAGCCTTAGATTCAACGAGATATACTACGAAGCGACATATTCCGAAGAAGACGGTGTACCTACGATTACACCAGTAATAATAGAAGATTTACCAGCAGAGGTGGTAGTTGAAGTCATTGAAG AGTTTGCGGCTTACTTTGCATACAATGCTGCAGAAAAAACTATTGAAGCTATTCAAGCTCTAACGTCAGAACACCAAACTAATAACTTCATCCATGTCAAAATACGGGCAACACTTGGTGCTGCTATAGCGGATgctattttaattgtaaatatgCCAGACAAAGAAAACCTTAAATGGAAAGAGATATACTACGAAGCAACCTATTCCGAAGAAGATGGTGTACCTGCGATTACACCAGTAACAATAGAAGATTTGCCAGCAGGCGTAACGGTTGAAGTCGTTGATG AGTTTGCGGCTTACTTTACATACAATGCTGCAGAAAAAACTATTGAAGCTATTCAAGGTTTAACGTCAGATCACCAAGCTAATAACTTCATCCATGTCAAATTACGCGCAACACTTGGTGCTGCTATAGCGGATgctattttaattgtaaatatgCCAGGCAAAGAAAACCTTAGATGGAAAGAGATATACTACGAAGCGGCCTATTCCGAAGAAGATGGTGTACCTGCGATTACACCAGTGACAATAGAAGATTTACCAGCAGGGGTGGTAGTTGAAGTTATTGAAg AGTTTGCGGCTTACTTTGCATACAATGCTGAAGAAAAAACTATTGAAGCTATTCAAGGTCTAACGTCAGAACACCAAGCTAATAACTTCATCCATGTCAAAATACGAGCAACTCTTGGTGCTGCTATAGCGGATgctattttaattgtaaatatgCCCGACAAAGAAAACCTTAGATTCAAAGAGATATACTACGAAACAACCTATTCCGAAGAAGATGGTGTACCTGCGATTACACCAGTGATAATAGAAGATTTACCAGCAGGGGTAGTAGTTGAAGTCATTGAAg AGTTTGCCGCTTACTTTGCATACAATGCTGCTGAAAAAACTATTGAAGCTATTCAAGGTCTAACGTCAGATCACCAAGCTAATAACTTCATCCATGTCAAAATACGAGCAACACTTGGTGCTGCTATAGCGGATGCTATTTTGATTGTAAATATGCCAGGCAAAGAAAACCTTAGATTGAAAGAGATATACTACGAAGCAACCTATTCCGAAAAAGATGGTGTACCTGCGATTACACCAGTGATAATAGAAGATTTACCAGCAGGGGTGGTAGTTGAAGTCATTGAAG AATTTGCCGCTTACTTTGCATACAATGCTGCTGAAAATACTATTGAAGCTATTCAAGTTCTAACGGTAGATCACCAAGCTAATAACTTCATTCATGTCAAAATACAAGCAACTCTTGGTGGTGCCTCTGCAGACgctattttaattgtaaatatgCCCGACAAAGTAAACCTTAGATTCAAAGAGATATACTACGAAGCGACCTATTCCGAAGAAGATGGTGTACCTGCGATTACACCAGTAACAATAGAAGATTTACCAGCAGGCGTAACGGTTGAAGTCGTTGATG AGTTTGCGGCTTACTTTGCATACAATGCTGCTGAAAAAACTATTGAAGCTATTCAAGGTTTAACGTCAGATCACCAAGCTAATAACTTCATCCATGTCAAAATACGAGCAACACTCGGAGCTGCTATAGCGGATgctattttaattgtaaatatgCCAGGCAGAGAAAACCTTAGATGGAAAGAGATATACTACGAAGCGACCTATTCCGAAGAAGATGGTGTACCTGCGATTACACCAGTAACAATAGAAGATTTACCAGCAGGCGTAACGGTTGAAGTCGTTGATG AATTTGCGGCTTACTTTGCATACAATGCTGCAGAAAAAACTATTGAAGCTATTCAAGGTTTAACGTCAGATCACCAAGCTAATAACTTCATCCATGTCAAATTACGCGCAACACTTGGTGCTGCTATAGCGGATgctattttaattgtaaatatgCCAGGCAAAGAAAACCTTAGATGGAAAGAGATATACTACGAAGCGACTTATTCCGAAGAAGATGGTGTACCTGCGATTACACCAGTAATAATAGAAGATTTACCAGCAGGCGTAACAGTTGAAGTCGTTGATg AGTTCGCGGCTTACTTTGCATACAACGCTGCAGAAAAAACTATTGAAGCTATTCAAGGTTTAACGTCAGATCACCAAGCTAATAACTTCATCCATGTCAAAATACGAGCAACACTTGGTGCTGCTATAGCGGATGCTATTTTGATTGTAAATATGCCAGGCAAAGAAAACCTTAGATTGAAAGAGATATACTACGAAGCAACCTATTCCGAAAAAGATGGTGTACCTGCGATTACACCAGTGACAATAGAAGATTTACCAGCAGGGGTGGTAGTTGAAGTCATTGAAG AGTTTGCCGCTTACTTTGCATACAATGCTGCTGAAAATACTATTGAAGCTATTCAAGTTCTAACGGTAGATCACCAAGCTAATAACTTCATTCATGTCAAAATACAAGCAACTCTTGGTGGTGCCTCTGCAGACgctattttaattgtaaatatgCCCGACAAAGTAAACCTTAGATTCAAAGAGATATACTACGAAGCGACCTATTCCGAAGAAGATGGTGTACCAGCGATTACACCAGTAACAATAGAAGATTTACCAGCAGGCGTAACAGTTGAAGTAGTTGATG AGTTTGCGGCTTACTTTGCATACAATGCTGCTGAAAAAACTATTGAAGCTATTCAAGGTTTAACGTCAGATCACCAAGCTAATAACTTCATCCATGTCAAAATACGGGCAACACTCGGTGCTGCTATAGCGGATgctattttaattgtaaatatgCCAGGCAAAGAAAACCTTAGATGGAAAGAGGTATACTACGAAGCGACCTATTCCGAAGAAGATGGTGTACCTGCGATTACACCAGTGATAATAGAAGATTTACCAGCAGGGGTGGTAGTTGAAGTCATTGAAG AGTTTGCGGCTTACTTTGCATACAATGCTGCAGAAAAAACTATTGTAGCTATTCAAGGTTTAACGTCAGATCACCAAGCTAATAACTTCATCCATGTCAAATTACGCGCAACACTTGGTTCTGCTACAGCGGATgctattttaattgtaaatatgCCAGGCAAAGAAAACCTTAGATTCAAAGAGATATACTACGAAGCGACCTATTCCGAAGAAGATGGTGTACCTGCGATTACACCAGTAACAATAGAAGATTTACCAGCAGGCGTAACAGTTGAAGTCGTTGATg AGTTTGCGGCTTACTTTGCATACAATGCTGCAGAAAAAACTATTGAAGCTATTCAAGGTTTAACGTCAGATCACCAAGCTAATAACTTCATCCATGTCAAAATGCGAGCAACACTCGGTGCTGCTATAGCGGATgctattttaattgtaaatatgCCAGGCAAAGAAAACCTTAGATTCAAAGAGATATACTACGAAGCAACCTATTCCGAAAAAGATGGTGTACCTGCGATTACACCAGTGACAATAGAAGATTTACCAGCAGGGGTGGTAGTTGAAGTCATTGAAG AGTTTGCCGCTTACTTTGCATACAATGCTGCTGAAAATACTATTGAAGTTATTCAAGTTCTAACGGTAGATCACCAAGCTAATAACTTCATTCATGTCAAAATACAAGCAACTCTTGGTGGTGCCTCTGCAAACGCTATTTTGATTGTAAATATGCCCGATAAAGTAAGcctcaaatttaatgaaatttactATGAAGCGACGTATTCTGAAACAGATGGAACACCGGCAATTACAGAAGTGTTAATAGGAGACTTAACTCCAGGGGCGATAGTAGAAGTCGTTGAAG ATTATGCCGACTACTTCACATATAATGCAgaagaaaaaacaattgaaGCTGTCAAAGTCCTAACGTCGGATGCCCAATCTAAAAACTTCATTCACGTCAAAATAAGAGCCACACTTGGAGCAGCTTTAGCGGAGGCTGTTTTGATTGTAAATATGCCTGCTGACGGAAACAATATCAATAACATATTTAATGAGATATACTATGAAGCGACATACTCCGAAGAAGACGGTAAACCCAAAATAACTCAAGTGAATATAAAAGCAATCGATGAAGCAACTGTTCAAGTCGTTGAAG ATTATCAAGATTTCTTTGAATATAATCCGGATACCAAAACCATTGAAGCAACCAACCTGTTAACTTCAGATATTCAATCTAATAAGTTTATCCATGTTACAATAAGAGCTACACTTGAAGAAAATACAGCTGATGCGGTTCTTATTGTTAATATGCCCAATGAAGGAAACCAAATAAATGGCATATTTGGAGAGATATATTATGAAGCATCATACTTTGAAGAAGATGGAAACCCTAAAATGACAGATGTGAAAATCGACGTAATTGATGGAGCTAACGTTGAAATCATAGGAG aatacAAAGAACACTTTGAATATGACGCGGACAAAAAATCTATCAAAATCGTCAAAGTTCTTGATATAaacagttttgaaaaatggtATATTGACGTGATAATTCGAGCTACCCTCGAAGAAGCTACCGCAGATGCAGTGTTAGTCGTATCTCCAACAGCTATAATTACTTTTGAAGGTGAATTAGTTTTCGAAGGGGAACCTAGCGTTGGTATTAGTGGAAAACTCACAGCCAAATCTTCAATAGATGAAGAAATCGTATTTAGATTTACAG ATAATGTACCTCAAGAATGGCTGCAGTACTTGTCTTTAACTGATGATGGAACTTTGAAAACTCTGGATTTACCAACTGGTTCTTACGACATTGAAGTAGTAGCAAGTGGAACTACAAGCAAAGCTAGTCAAATTACTTTG ATAAAAATTAGAATTGGTTCTGCAGAAACATGCCCCGATGGTACCATTTGGAATCCTTACACATTCCTTGCAGTTAATATCAaggaaaatgaagaagaatcCGTCGTTTTGCCTCTAAATGATGGAAGTGaatatcattatgaaattgtGGACATCCAACCCAATAAAGACAGATTCGAGTTGAATGGAAATGGTGATGTTGTGGCTAAATCATTAGATAGAGAATCTGATGAATTTGGATCTGGAAAAGCACAATACATCGcaaaaattaatctaatttcTAACGCAGTACAAAGACGTTTCTCTCCGAAGAGTACCTTAAAAACATTGTTTGTCTTAAAAGATGAAACTACAGCTGGTGATGATAAATGTtactcaataaataaaattggaaatgaACCAAATCAAATTGTTATTGGAATTAGCGTTGATGATGTGAATGATAACAAACCAATATTTGAAAAGACGAAAGTTGTTGTTGGTTACCCCGAAtcggatttattaaaaactgttTCACCTCCTTATGTAATTGTGGTAAAAGCAACCGATAAAGATATTGGGGATTACGCATCATTGAAATATTCAGTTACAAGCTCTAAAGTTGTGATTGACGAAAATACAGGGTATATTTATCCAACTGAtgatatttatgaaaatgacGAGGTCGTGAAAGTAACTGCAAAAGACGATAATGGAAAAGGATACGAAACAGAAGAACCCTTAACccttacaataaaaattttagaaaaaaatcatttatgtaTATTGAAATATCAAGATAAACATTTAGAAGATCTCGACGACATAATGGATAACCTCGCAAAATACGCTGATGTTAGATATCTTTCAGCTGCAGTTCTTCCTGGTTCCGACCCATATGGTAGAAGTTCAACTGATAGATCGTTAGTTATCACGGCATATGCTTTCGATATTGGCACAGAAAACCTTCTTACTGCAGAAGAATTAATAGAGTTATTAGAAGATGTTGATGGTTTATCCATGGAACCACTTCCAAATCCAGGAGAAGACTGCACCACAGAAACACCAACTGAATGTAACTGCGATGATGACGAATGCTCCAATGGAGGATTAATAGCCGGCGTAGTAGTTCTTGCAATTTTATTAGCTTTATGCATCGGAGGATTTATcgctttttatatattaatattcag aaaaacaaaatcataTAACCAAATGGAAGAAGAAGGACTCCCAAAACCTGCCGCTAAAGAAACTCCATTAGAAAAcccaaaatttataaagaaccCAGCACCACTCCCACCAAG CAATAAACTCGCAGCAGATATCGTTGAAAGGAGGCCGACGGGGTATCTTTATCCAGCGGATTTAGCTGAAGAAGAGCCACCAAGCACATCGAGTCCCTCTGAAGTTTTCAATAACGAAATGAAGGAGCGACGCAAATCTGTagtgtttaataataacattgaaGAGATCAACATCGAAAGGGAAGCTGAAGATCAAGAcggagagaaaaaaaatcttcctGATGAAGCTGAAAATACTAAATTATAA